A part of Miscanthus floridulus cultivar M001 chromosome 6, ASM1932011v1, whole genome shotgun sequence genomic DNA contains:
- the LOC136460537 gene encoding uncharacterized protein: MVNIEHSVPANSACYHSFEVVIAAWTIKSSLNIIMTICRCLNEDSDGDNALDTSSDVSNESDNDNERSIGRTTQCLAENICTDQESLSSDDCESSNQESYPVFQYVEHDAPYGRQPLADMISVFACKFPDLNTYKSCDLLPSSWISVAWYPIYRIPIGPTLQDLDACFLTFHSLSTAPDGTISGCPETNNFHNNKIAAVPGKITLPLIGLASYKFNGSLWTSNQHHEQQLTTSLLKAADDWLCQRQVDHPDYRFFLTH, from the exons ATGGTTAACATTGAACACTCCGTTCCTGCAAATTCTGCATGCTACCATTCATTTGAGGTTGTAATTGCTGCATGGACCATCAAATCATCATTGAACATTATAATGACCAT CTGCAGATGCCTTAATGAAGACAGTGATGGTGACAACGCTCTGGACACAAGCAGTGATGTAAGCAATGAGAGTGACAATGACAATGAAAGGTCTATTGGAAGAACAACCCAGTGTTTAGCAGAAAACATTTGCAccgatcaagaaagtttgtccaGTGATGACTGTGAGTCCAGCAACCAGGAATCGTACCCTGTTTTCCAATATGTGGAGCATGATGCACCATATGGAAGACAACCTTTAGCAGATATG ATTTCAGTATTTGCATGTAAGTTTCCTGATCTAAATACGTACAAGAGCTGTGATCTTCTGCCGTCCAGTTGGATTTCTGTGGCCTG GTATCCCATATACCGGATACCAATAGGACCCACTCTACAAGATCTAGATGCTTGCTTTTTAACATTCCATTCATTGTCAACAGCACCTGACG GTACGATAAGCGGGTGTCCTGAGACAAATAACTTCCATAACAATAAAATTGCTGCTGTTCCTGGGAAGATCACACTGCCTCTGATCGGCCTAGCATCTTACAAATTTAATGGTTCCCTGTGGACGTCAAATCAGCACCATGAGCAGCAGTTGACTACATCGCTTCTGAAAGCTGCTGATGACTGGCTTTGCCAGCGTCAAGTAGATCACCCAGATTACCGCTTCTTCCTAACACACTAA